From Ignatzschineria indica, the proteins below share one genomic window:
- a CDS encoding 2-oxoglutarate dehydrogenase E1 component, which yields MKLIDKFRETSALYGANQTYVEEMFESYLEDPSSVSAQWQAYFADFKNSQGEDVAQGPVKRAFEQMRHQGVRVQSAGVDEAHLEKQVAVLNLIGEYRRRGHQVADLCPLNLRDIPNVPELNPGYYGLTEMDMGTTFKTGGLAGKSEMTLRDILDVLKKTYTGHIGAEFEHITKDAERDWIRTRLEEVQDHYRLSDEERIETLKELISADGLERYLHTRYVGQKRFSLEGGDALIPMLHEMVVGASNFGAEEIVIGMAHRGRLNTLVNILGKAPKQLFAEFEGVPTFSKGSGDVKYHMGYSSSVIASPDNPPVHLALAFNPSHLEIVNPVVEGSVRARLERRIEPGTPTGHLPFNTVLPVLIHGDAAFAGQGIVLETLQMSQARGYTTGGTVHIVVNNRVGFTTSNPLDARSSEYCTDAAKIVQAPVLHVNGDDPEAVKHVMQLALGYRNTFHKDVVIDLVCYRKLGHNEADEPSATQPMMYKKVRNHKTPARIYADRLIAQGLITEEDFKNFTQEYRDKLEEGTPVGFPTVESINSSYMQKWEKISKMHDRFDEEGPVVPETGVVPSRITELTRIMNQLPESLKLHNRVQRIHDNRLKMGEGELEIDWGFAEIMAYATLLEEGYPIRITGQDSGRGTFFHRHAVYHNQEDGSSYIPLQHLTKDQANFTVIDSILSEAGVLGFEYGYASTEPNALVIWEAQFGDFVNGAQVVIDQFIASGETKWRRYNGLVMLLPHGYEGQGPEHSSARPERFLELCAENNMSFVVPTTPAQAFHMFRRQMHQDYRKPLIVMSPKSLLRHRQAVSTLEELATGTFRSVLSEIDAIDAAKVDRVVISVGKIYYDARDRRAAVNDEKTAIIRLEEIYPFPAVALATELAKYPNAKEVIFLQDEPRNQGYATFVYPHLIELLGDKHALRFVTRPAAAAPAVGYSHVHAEQEKALLDAIFPTE from the coding sequence ATGAAACTAATCGATAAGTTTAGAGAGACGTCGGCACTCTATGGTGCAAACCAGACTTATGTCGAAGAGATGTTTGAATCATATCTCGAAGATCCAAGTTCTGTATCTGCACAATGGCAGGCCTATTTTGCCGACTTTAAAAATAGTCAAGGCGAGGATGTAGCTCAAGGACCTGTTAAGCGTGCTTTTGAGCAGATGCGTCACCAAGGGGTGCGAGTGCAATCTGCGGGTGTGGATGAAGCACATCTTGAGAAGCAAGTTGCAGTACTCAATTTAATTGGCGAATATCGCCGTAGAGGGCATCAAGTAGCAGACTTATGCCCTCTTAATTTACGTGATATTCCTAATGTGCCTGAACTCAATCCCGGTTATTATGGTTTAACTGAAATGGATATGGGCACAACCTTTAAAACAGGTGGACTAGCGGGCAAATCAGAGATGACGCTTCGTGATATCTTAGATGTTTTAAAGAAAACGTATACCGGCCATATTGGTGCTGAGTTTGAGCATATCACTAAAGATGCAGAGCGCGACTGGATTAGAACGCGTTTAGAAGAGGTTCAAGATCATTATCGCTTAAGTGATGAAGAGCGTATTGAGACCTTAAAAGAGTTGATCTCAGCAGATGGATTAGAACGTTATCTTCATACTCGTTATGTTGGACAAAAGCGCTTCTCATTAGAGGGTGGAGATGCTTTAATTCCGATGCTCCATGAGATGGTCGTAGGTGCTTCCAATTTTGGTGCGGAAGAGATCGTGATCGGGATGGCTCACCGTGGTCGTCTTAATACCTTAGTTAATATCTTAGGAAAAGCTCCTAAACAGCTTTTTGCAGAGTTTGAGGGCGTTCCAACCTTCTCGAAAGGTTCCGGTGACGTAAAATATCATATGGGATACTCCTCCTCCGTGATTGCATCGCCCGATAATCCTCCTGTGCATCTTGCGCTTGCATTTAACCCTTCTCACCTTGAGATTGTAAATCCTGTTGTGGAAGGATCTGTTCGTGCACGCTTAGAGCGTCGTATTGAGCCAGGTACACCAACAGGACATCTCCCATTTAATACAGTGCTTCCTGTATTAATTCATGGTGATGCTGCATTTGCAGGGCAAGGAATTGTTCTTGAGACGCTCCAGATGTCTCAAGCTCGTGGTTATACAACCGGGGGAACAGTTCATATTGTTGTCAATAACCGTGTTGGTTTTACAACATCAAATCCGCTAGATGCGCGTTCATCTGAGTATTGTACTGATGCGGCGAAGATTGTTCAGGCACCTGTTTTACATGTGAATGGTGATGATCCTGAAGCGGTGAAGCATGTGATGCAATTAGCATTAGGCTATCGTAATACCTTCCATAAGGATGTTGTGATCGATTTAGTCTGCTACCGTAAATTAGGTCATAACGAAGCGGATGAGCCAAGTGCAACACAGCCGATGATGTATAAGAAAGTGCGTAATCATAAGACTCCAGCACGTATCTATGCAGATCGCCTTATCGCTCAAGGATTGATTACGGAAGAAGACTTTAAAAACTTCACACAAGAGTATCGCGATAAGCTGGAAGAGGGTACTCCTGTCGGGTTCCCAACTGTTGAATCGATCAATAGCTCTTATATGCAAAAATGGGAGAAGATCTCAAAAATGCATGATCGTTTTGATGAAGAGGGACCTGTCGTTCCTGAAACAGGTGTTGTTCCTTCAAGAATCACCGAACTTACCCGTATTATGAATCAATTACCTGAGAGCTTAAAGCTTCATAATCGTGTTCAAAGAATTCACGATAATCGCCTTAAAATGGGTGAAGGTGAGTTAGAGATCGATTGGGGCTTCGCTGAGATTATGGCGTATGCAACACTTCTTGAGGAAGGTTATCCTATCCGTATTACGGGGCAGGACTCAGGACGTGGAACATTCTTCCATCGTCATGCGGTCTACCATAATCAAGAAGATGGAAGTAGCTATATCCCACTTCAACATCTTACGAAAGATCAAGCGAACTTTACCGTTATTGACTCTATTTTGTCAGAAGCAGGGGTCTTAGGATTTGAGTATGGCTATGCATCGACTGAGCCGAATGCACTTGTTATTTGGGAAGCGCAATTTGGTGATTTTGTCAATGGTGCACAGGTCGTTATTGATCAGTTTATCGCATCAGGTGAGACAAAGTGGCGTCGCTATAATGGTTTAGTGATGTTGCTTCCTCATGGATATGAAGGTCAAGGACCTGAGCATTCATCGGCACGTCCTGAGCGTTTCTTAGAGCTCTGTGCAGAGAATAATATGAGTTTTGTTGTGCCGACAACGCCAGCACAGGCTTTCCATATGTTCCGTCGTCAGATGCATCAAGATTATCGCAAACCATTAATTGTGATGTCACCTAAGAGTCTATTGCGACATCGTCAAGCAGTGAGTACTTTAGAAGAGCTAGCAACCGGTACTTTCCGTTCAGTTCTATCAGAGATTGATGCTATTGATGCGGCGAAGGTCGATCGTGTGGTGATCAGTGTTGGTAAGATCTACTATGATGCAAGAGATCGCAGAGCAGCGGTGAATGATGAAAAAACAGCGATTATCCGCCTAGAAGAGATCTATCCATTCCCAGCAGTGGCCTTAGCGACAGAATTAGCGAAATATCCTAATGCGAAAGAGGTGATCTTCTTGCAAGATGAACCTAGAAATCAAGGATATGCAACCTTTGTTTATCCACATTTAATTGAGTTGTTAGGCGATAAACATGCATTACGATTTGTGACTCGTCCGGCAGCTGCTGCGCCGGCAGTAGGATATAGCCATGTTCATGCAGAGCAGGAGAAAGCGCTTCTTGACGCAATCTTTCCAACCGAGTAA
- a CDS encoding non-heme iron oxygenase ferredoxin subunit: MAKIFICKVDDLTAGEMRKFETEIGELLVFNREGEYFVTDDQCTHATASLSEGDYFDDTISCPLHWGEFNIMTGEATAAPCKKPLRTYRVLVEGNEVYIDSELEAEAAMLK; encoded by the coding sequence ATGGCAAAAATTTTTATATGTAAAGTGGATGATCTTACAGCAGGAGAGATGCGTAAGTTTGAAACGGAAATTGGTGAACTCCTTGTCTTTAATCGAGAAGGGGAATACTTTGTAACGGATGATCAATGTACCCATGCAACAGCCTCTCTCTCTGAAGGTGATTATTTTGATGACACGATCAGCTGTCCATTGCATTGGGGAGAGTTTAATATTATGACAGGGGAAGCAACAGCGGCTCCTTGTAAGAAACCACTCCGTACCTATCGTGTCTTAGTGGAAGGCAATGAGGTCTATATCGATAGTGAATTAGAGGCAGAGGCTGCAATGCTTAAATAG
- the odhB gene encoding 2-oxoglutarate dehydrogenase complex dihydrolipoyllysine-residue succinyltransferase, producing the protein MSVEIKVPVLPESVADALLSAWHKQVGEFIEEGENLVDLETDKVMLEVPATVSGVLKEIKVEEGTDVTEGTVLAIIEAGEAPKAEAAPKAEESSAVAAVESDEEVGMSPTVRRLVEENNLDISKIPATGKNGRHLKEDIENFLKNGGAKAAPAASKAAPVASVPTGERVEKRVPMTRLRARIAERLLDATNSTAMLTTFNEINMEPVISMRKKYQDRFTKTHGVKLGFMSFFVKAAVEALKKYPAVNASIDGNDIIYHGYFDIGIAVSSPRGLVVPIIRNADQLSLADIEKQIIEYATKAKEGTLTIEEMTGGTFTITNGGVFGSMLSTPIINPPQSGILGMHNTYERPIVKDGQIIAAPMMYVAHSYDHRIIDGAEAVGFLVSIKESIEDPASMLLEL; encoded by the coding sequence ATGAGTGTTGAAATTAAAGTTCCAGTATTACCTGAGTCAGTTGCTGATGCATTACTCTCTGCTTGGCATAAACAAGTAGGTGAGTTTATTGAAGAGGGTGAGAACCTTGTTGATCTTGAGACTGACAAAGTGATGTTAGAAGTTCCTGCAACAGTGAGCGGCGTTCTTAAAGAGATCAAAGTTGAAGAGGGTACAGATGTTACAGAAGGAACTGTTTTAGCAATTATCGAAGCAGGTGAAGCGCCTAAAGCAGAAGCAGCGCCTAAAGCAGAAGAGAGCAGTGCGGTAGCCGCTGTTGAGAGTGATGAAGAGGTGGGAATGTCACCAACTGTTCGTCGCTTAGTTGAAGAGAATAATCTTGATATTAGTAAGATCCCGGCAACCGGCAAAAATGGGCGTCATCTTAAAGAAGATATTGAAAACTTCTTGAAAAATGGTGGTGCGAAAGCGGCACCTGCAGCGAGTAAAGCAGCGCCAGTTGCTTCTGTTCCAACTGGTGAGCGTGTTGAAAAGCGTGTACCGATGACACGTCTTCGTGCCCGTATTGCAGAGCGTCTCCTTGATGCCACAAATAGCACGGCAATGTTAACAACATTCAACGAGATCAACATGGAACCTGTGATCTCGATGCGTAAGAAGTATCAAGATCGTTTCACTAAGACCCATGGTGTAAAACTTGGTTTTATGTCTTTCTTTGTTAAGGCAGCAGTTGAAGCACTTAAGAAGTATCCAGCTGTGAATGCTTCGATTGATGGTAATGATATTATCTATCATGGTTATTTCGATATCGGTATTGCTGTCTCTTCACCACGTGGTTTAGTCGTGCCGATTATTCGTAATGCAGATCAATTAAGCCTTGCTGATATTGAGAAGCAAATTATTGAATATGCAACAAAAGCGAAAGAGGGTACTTTAACTATCGAAGAGATGACAGGCGGTACATTTACAATCACAAATGGTGGTGTATTTGGCTCTATGCTCTCAACGCCGATTATCAACCCACCACAAAGTGGTATTTTAGGTATGCATAATACTTATGAGCGTCCAATTGTTAAAGATGGCCAAATTATTGCAGCACCAATGATGTATGTTGCTCACTCATATGACCACAGAATCATTGATGGTGCTGAAGCAGTTGGATTCTTAGTCTCAATTAAAGAATCAATCGAAGATCCAGCAAGTATGCTTCTTGAACTCTAA
- a CDS encoding carbon starvation protein A: MFTFIGGILLLIIGYFTYGKYVEKVFGVKERPTPAYTSSDGVDYVPMNTAKNSLIQLLNIAGVGPIFGPILGALYGPVAFIWIVFGCILAGGVHDYLTGMISIRNRGAHLPELAEKFLGKSMRHIVNAFALLLLVLVGTVFVSAPGQLLYDLMGGKVGLAIIVGIIFIYYVLATLLPIDKIIGRFYPFFGMLLVLSAIGIGVGLVVTGQAGNIPELTLDNLHPGGLAIFPLLFLTISCGALSGFHATQSPIISRTTKNEGHGRKIFYGMMIAEGVIAMIWAAAAMAMFYDPAAPFGEGLNAVLKEGGPALVVSKVAVMMLGGVGGTIAILGVIILPITSGDTAFRSARMIIADYLKIGQDKVGKRLWIALPMFVISAILLQLDFNILWRYFSWANQSTAVIALFVGAMYLYIGGKNYWISLLPGIFMLLATTTYILEQPIGFGLSTEISQIGTVIISIALVALFFWQAKRQRACGLPLEEDLTGWDGTMKEGGYDFTCKGL; the protein is encoded by the coding sequence ATGTTTACATTTATAGGCGGTATATTACTGCTCATTATAGGTTACTTCACTTATGGAAAGTATGTAGAGAAGGTTTTTGGGGTTAAAGAGAGGCCTACACCGGCATATACGAGTAGCGATGGTGTTGACTACGTACCGATGAATACGGCTAAAAACTCATTGATTCAGCTGCTCAATATTGCCGGCGTCGGTCCGATTTTTGGCCCGATTTTGGGAGCACTTTATGGCCCCGTAGCTTTTATCTGGATCGTCTTTGGTTGTATTTTAGCCGGAGGAGTTCATGATTATTTAACGGGAATGATCTCGATTCGAAATCGTGGGGCTCATCTTCCTGAACTTGCGGAAAAGTTTTTAGGAAAATCGATGCGCCATATTGTCAATGCCTTTGCCTTACTGCTGCTTGTTCTTGTAGGAACGGTGTTTGTTTCGGCTCCAGGACAGTTACTCTATGATCTGATGGGCGGTAAAGTTGGTCTCGCAATTATTGTGGGTATTATCTTTATCTACTATGTTTTAGCAACGCTATTGCCGATCGACAAGATTATTGGGCGCTTCTATCCTTTCTTCGGGATGCTTTTAGTTTTAAGTGCTATCGGTATTGGTGTTGGTTTAGTTGTTACAGGGCAGGCGGGTAATATTCCTGAATTGACTTTAGATAATCTTCATCCTGGTGGCCTTGCAATTTTCCCACTTCTATTTTTAACAATCTCTTGTGGGGCGCTTTCAGGTTTCCATGCAACGCAATCGCCTATTATTTCACGTACAACTAAGAATGAAGGGCATGGGCGAAAAATTTTCTACGGCATGATGATTGCAGAAGGTGTTATTGCAATGATCTGGGCGGCGGCAGCGATGGCGATGTTCTATGATCCAGCGGCACCTTTTGGCGAGGGATTAAATGCGGTATTGAAAGAGGGTGGTCCGGCATTAGTCGTTAGTAAAGTGGCTGTTATGATGTTAGGTGGTGTAGGAGGAACAATTGCGATTTTAGGTGTGATTATCCTACCCATTACCTCTGGTGATACAGCATTTAGAAGTGCAAGAATGATTATTGCGGATTATCTTAAGATTGGACAAGATAAGGTCGGCAAGCGTCTTTGGATTGCTCTTCCAATGTTTGTTATCTCTGCTATTCTTCTTCAGCTCGATTTTAATATTTTATGGCGTTACTTCTCATGGGCGAATCAATCGACAGCAGTGATAGCGCTCTTTGTAGGGGCGATGTATCTCTATATTGGTGGTAAGAATTACTGGATCTCACTATTGCCGGGAATTTTTATGTTATTAGCGACAACTACCTATATTTTAGAGCAACCGATCGGCTTTGGTCTCTCGACAGAGATCTCTCAGATCGGAACGGTGATTATCTCAATTGCGCTTGTTGCTCTCTTTTTCTGGCAAGCAAAACGACAAAGAGCATGTGGACTGCCTTTAGAAGAAGATTTAACAGGTTGGGATGGCACGATGAAAGAGGGTGGTTATGATTTCACCTGTAAAGGCTTATAA
- the lpdA gene encoding dihydrolipoyl dehydrogenase has product MAKKEFDVIVIGGGPAGYVNAIRAAQLGLKVACVEKWIGKAGKPVLGGTCLNVGCIPSKALLESSALYEEAKDHGTDHGISVEGIKMDPKAMIARKDKIVSELTAGISMLFQANKVEWLQGTGKLLKDNVVEVTDHDGKVETYKAKDIVLATGSVPMDIPSAVVDNKRILDSEGALDLEVVPKRLGVIGAGVIGLEMASVWSRLGAEVVIFEAMDKFLSAADQQIAKDAAKHFKKQGLDIRLGARVNESVATDDGVTVKYSDKSGEHEEKFDYLLVAVGRKAFTDGIVDESVGLEMDGRLVKVDDKCQTNIPNVWAIGDLVRGPMLAHKGSAEGIAVAQRIAGQYARVNYDAVPWVIYTHPEIAWAGKTEEQCKAEGIEVITSSFPFAASGRAKAMGATEGLVKVIADAKTDKLLGVHIVGPNASELIHEAVIVLEFGGTSEDIASTMHAHPTLAESVMEAAHGIHKSAIHMMNRK; this is encoded by the coding sequence ATGGCGAAGAAAGAATTTGATGTCATCGTAATTGGTGGTGGTCCTGCAGGTTATGTTAATGCCATTCGTGCAGCACAGTTAGGTTTAAAAGTTGCCTGTGTTGAAAAATGGATTGGCAAAGCAGGAAAGCCTGTTTTAGGTGGAACCTGTCTTAACGTAGGTTGTATTCCTTCTAAGGCACTGCTTGAGTCATCTGCACTCTATGAAGAAGCAAAAGATCATGGTACAGATCACGGTATCTCTGTTGAAGGGATCAAAATGGATCCTAAAGCGATGATTGCTCGTAAAGATAAGATCGTATCTGAATTAACAGCGGGTATTTCAATGTTATTCCAAGCGAATAAGGTTGAGTGGCTACAAGGTACAGGAAAGTTACTAAAAGATAATGTTGTTGAAGTTACTGACCATGATGGCAAAGTTGAAACCTATAAAGCGAAAGATATTGTTTTAGCGACCGGCTCAGTACCAATGGATATTCCATCAGCTGTTGTTGATAATAAGCGTATCTTAGATTCTGAAGGGGCACTCGATTTAGAAGTTGTACCAAAACGTTTAGGTGTGATTGGTGCCGGTGTTATTGGTCTTGAGATGGCAAGTGTTTGGTCTCGTTTAGGTGCTGAAGTTGTCATTTTTGAAGCGATGGATAAGTTCCTTTCAGCAGCTGATCAACAAATTGCAAAAGATGCTGCAAAGCATTTTAAGAAGCAAGGTTTAGATATTCGTCTAGGTGCGCGTGTTAATGAGTCAGTCGCAACGGATGATGGTGTTACTGTTAAATATAGTGACAAAAGTGGTGAGCATGAAGAGAAGTTTGACTACTTATTAGTTGCTGTAGGCCGTAAGGCGTTCACAGATGGGATTGTTGATGAGTCTGTAGGTCTTGAGATGGATGGACGTTTAGTCAAAGTTGATGATAAATGTCAGACCAATATTCCTAATGTCTGGGCGATTGGTGACCTTGTTCGTGGACCTATGTTAGCGCATAAAGGTTCTGCAGAAGGTATTGCTGTGGCGCAACGTATTGCGGGTCAATATGCGCGTGTTAATTATGATGCAGTTCCATGGGTGATCTATACCCATCCTGAGATTGCATGGGCAGGTAAAACTGAAGAGCAGTGTAAAGCAGAAGGTATTGAAGTGATCACAAGCTCCTTCCCATTTGCGGCATCAGGACGTGCGAAAGCGATGGGCGCAACAGAAGGTTTAGTTAAAGTCATTGCCGATGCAAAAACAGATAAATTATTAGGGGTACATATTGTTGGACCTAATGCATCAGAATTGATTCATGAAGCTGTTATTGTTCTAGAGTTCGGTGGTACATCGGAAGATATCGCAAGCACAATGCATGCGCATCCAACACTAGCAGAGAGTGTTATGGAAGCAGCGCATGGCATTCATAAAAGCGCAATTCATATGATGAATCGAAAATAA
- a CDS encoding glycerate kinase, which yields MKIVIAPDSYKESLSALEVAQLIQKGFSRHYPMAEYHLVPIADGGEGTIDAVIRATQGQRVTLSVMGPLGQPVEASYAITGDGKSAVIEMAEASGLAHVSLAQRDPRITTSFGTGELIKDALARGIRHIILGLGGSATNDGGAGMLAALGLQFLDAKGNLLPLGGLSLKELTFIDSSYFDPAIKECHFEVACDVDTVLIGGQGASAIFGPQKGATAEMVSQLDNALAHYAKIVAQTLECDVQAIQNHAGSGAAGGMGFAALTFLQGRLSPGITLILDLINFEALIADADLVITGEGKIDRQTLHGKAPIGVARIAKAHNIPVIAIAGSLGDGAHLVKESGVDALVSILNSPCTLEDAYLESRKNLEQTAENVAAILKVGKML from the coding sequence ATGAAGATTGTGATTGCTCCAGATTCATATAAGGAGAGCTTATCTGCTCTTGAGGTAGCACAATTGATTCAAAAAGGGTTCTCTCGCCACTATCCAATGGCAGAGTATCATTTAGTGCCGATCGCAGATGGTGGGGAAGGGACGATCGATGCAGTGATCAGAGCAACTCAGGGGCAAAGAGTGACGCTCTCCGTAATGGGGCCGTTAGGTCAGCCGGTAGAGGCATCTTATGCAATTACTGGTGATGGAAAGAGCGCTGTGATTGAGATGGCAGAAGCTAGTGGATTAGCGCATGTTTCATTAGCGCAACGAGATCCGCGAATAACAACGAGCTTTGGAACGGGTGAGTTGATCAAAGATGCATTAGCGCGAGGCATTCGACATATTATTTTAGGTTTAGGGGGGAGTGCGACTAATGATGGTGGTGCCGGCATGTTAGCGGCGCTAGGTCTACAGTTTTTGGATGCAAAAGGGAATCTACTCCCTTTAGGAGGACTCTCTTTAAAAGAGCTCACCTTTATCGATAGTAGCTATTTTGATCCGGCTATTAAGGAGTGCCATTTTGAGGTTGCTTGTGATGTGGATACTGTATTGATAGGAGGGCAGGGCGCTTCAGCAATTTTTGGTCCACAAAAGGGTGCAACGGCGGAGATGGTTTCTCAGTTAGATAATGCGCTAGCCCATTATGCAAAGATCGTTGCGCAGACATTAGAGTGTGATGTGCAAGCTATTCAAAATCATGCAGGAAGTGGTGCTGCCGGTGGAATGGGATTTGCTGCTCTCACTTTTCTCCAAGGTAGATTGAGTCCGGGGATAACGCTTATTTTGGATCTGATCAATTTTGAGGCATTGATCGCCGATGCCGATCTTGTTATTACCGGAGAGGGAAAAATAGATCGACAGACTCTACATGGTAAAGCGCCAATAGGGGTTGCAAGGATCGCTAAAGCACATAATATTCCGGTCATAGCGATCGCCGGCAGCCTTGGAGATGGGGCTCATCTTGTAAAAGAGTCGGGAGTTGATGCACTTGTGAGTATTCTCAATTCTCCTTGTACGTTAGAAGACGC